The Peribacillus sp. FSL P2-0133 genome has a segment encoding these proteins:
- a CDS encoding YxeA family protein has protein sequence MKKFLMVVGILFILGAAGVFALTKIDFNRMNADNYYLQITEDGVQHETKLDDGSVMTYYSYKLDAKNADGETLPLEFTAQKNLRKDAYLKMYVKNGDEVSSYDEVKFEDIPKKAQTK, from the coding sequence ATGAAGAAATTTCTTATGGTAGTTGGCATTTTGTTTATACTGGGAGCGGCAGGAGTCTTCGCTCTTACTAAAATCGACTTTAACCGCATGAATGCCGACAATTATTATTTGCAAATTACAGAGGATGGGGTACAACATGAAACCAAACTGGATGATGGTTCAGTGATGACTTACTATTCTTATAAACTTGACGCCAAAAATGCAGATGGTGAAACGTTACCGCTTGAATTCACGGCACAAAAAAATCTTCGAAAAGATGCTTACTTAAAGATGTACGTGAAAAATGGTGATGAAGTATCGTCATATGATGAAGTGAAATTCGAAGACATTCCAAAAAAGGCACAAACAAAATAA
- a CDS encoding HAMP domain-containing sensor histidine kinase — MKWKLTRRFLGSVVTIVVIVGIVNTILLLSLLFYRAMHNFEAEEVSAENFSRTFSQYVELIDNKPIVNEEGLEKLRNNNAWIQFLNDEGEQVAAFYTPQKLQTVYSPVEIVQMYKYKEIDAETTVFVGEAHNFSYFVGVKERKIGRYVITYDYEKVFKNFNILLVIFLIVDIIIALVIGFLFGKKLTSPLNILIEGIQQLRERRFKKMSIPKGVYEDVFRNMNELSVKLDQYEKERDQLDQMREEWISNVSHDMKTPLASIHGYTELMKDNATELTPQELYEFTSIINRQSVYMKDLLDDLNLTMRLRNQRLPLQFEDVDIVGFIREMTIELLNDSQFGDQQVEFVANLDKAIHKVDKKLLKRAIFNLIYNALVHNEENVVVKIQIDDIGPQSELHTQITIADNGRGIPAKDLEQVFERYYRGTNTASKHGTGLGMAIARDIILAHKGKLDLTSIENKGTTITILL; from the coding sequence ATGAAGTGGAAATTGACACGGCGATTTTTAGGATCCGTTGTGACAATTGTTGTAATCGTAGGGATCGTAAATACAATTTTACTTTTATCTCTACTCTTTTATCGAGCCATGCATAATTTCGAGGCAGAGGAAGTTTCAGCTGAAAACTTTAGCAGAACCTTTTCACAATATGTGGAACTAATAGATAACAAACCGATCGTAAATGAAGAAGGGCTAGAAAAACTGCGGAACAATAACGCCTGGATACAATTTTTGAATGATGAGGGGGAGCAAGTTGCAGCCTTTTATACACCTCAAAAATTGCAAACCGTATATTCTCCTGTTGAAATCGTCCAAATGTATAAGTATAAGGAAATTGATGCAGAGACGACTGTTTTTGTCGGCGAAGCCCATAATTTCAGCTATTTTGTAGGAGTTAAGGAACGGAAAATTGGCCGCTATGTAATAACCTATGATTATGAAAAAGTTTTTAAGAACTTTAACATCTTACTAGTAATATTTTTAATCGTAGATATCATCATTGCATTAGTCATTGGATTCTTATTTGGGAAAAAATTAACGAGTCCGCTGAACATTTTAATAGAAGGAATTCAGCAGCTTCGGGAGCGGCGCTTTAAAAAAATGAGCATACCAAAAGGCGTTTATGAAGATGTATTTCGAAATATGAATGAACTATCGGTGAAGTTGGATCAGTATGAAAAAGAACGTGATCAGCTCGACCAAATGCGCGAGGAATGGATTAGCAATGTTTCTCATGACATGAAGACACCACTTGCTTCCATCCATGGATATACAGAATTGATGAAAGATAACGCCACTGAATTAACTCCACAGGAATTGTATGAGTTTACATCCATTATTAATAGACAGTCCGTTTATATGAAAGATTTATTGGATGACCTGAATTTAACGATGCGTTTGCGCAACCAACGACTTCCTTTGCAATTTGAAGATGTTGATATCGTTGGGTTTATAAGAGAAATGACGATCGAGCTTTTAAATGATTCACAATTTGGTGATCAACAGGTTGAGTTTGTGGCAAATTTGGACAAAGCAATACATAAAGTGGATAAAAAACTACTGAAACGGGCGATATTTAACCTAATCTATAACGCACTCGTGCATAACGAGGAAAATGTCGTTGTGAAAATACAAATTGATGATATTGGTCCACAATCAGAACTGCATACCCAAATTACCATTGCCGATAATGGCCGCGGTATTCCCGCCAAAGACTTAGAACAGGTTTTTGAACGCTACTATCGAGGTACGAATACTGCCAGTAAACATGGGACCGGTTTAGGAATGGCCATTGCAAGGGACATCATTCTGGCACATAAAGGTAAACTGGATTTGACTAGCATTGAAAATAAGGGAACCACAATCACGATACTTTTATAA
- a CDS encoding response regulator transcription factor — MSNDQWILIIDDEEDLARLMETVLHKEGIPNIVTAGTIADGWAKFQEFDPSLVLLDIMLPDGEGYDLCKQIREVSNVPILFLSAKDEEIDKLLGLAIGGDDYITKPFSPKEVAYRVKAQLRRAGFSEEKAVPKKRQVGPFELSANENEVKKDGKTLELTAKEIGLMSCFMHHPDQIMSKETLFEKVWGDDFFGSDNTVMVHIRRLREKIEADPSKPSFLITVKGLGYKLQTKGETK, encoded by the coding sequence ATGTCGAATGATCAGTGGATTTTAATTATTGACGACGAAGAAGATTTGGCACGTCTCATGGAGACAGTTTTACATAAAGAAGGTATCCCGAATATTGTTACGGCGGGGACGATTGCGGATGGGTGGGCAAAGTTTCAGGAGTTCGATCCATCACTGGTCTTGCTTGATATAATGCTGCCTGATGGTGAAGGCTATGATTTATGCAAGCAAATTCGTGAAGTGTCGAATGTACCCATATTATTTTTGTCGGCAAAGGATGAGGAAATTGATAAGCTTCTAGGGTTGGCGATTGGCGGGGATGATTATATTACCAAACCATTCAGTCCGAAAGAAGTTGCATATCGAGTAAAGGCGCAGCTGAGGCGTGCGGGCTTTTCAGAGGAAAAGGCCGTTCCGAAAAAACGGCAAGTTGGTCCTTTTGAGCTTAGTGCAAATGAAAATGAAGTGAAAAAGGATGGCAAAACGCTTGAGCTCACAGCTAAAGAAATCGGATTGATGAGCTGTTTTATGCATCATCCGGATCAGATCATGAGCAAGGAAACTTTATTTGAAAAGGTGTGGGGCGATGATTTCTTTGGCTCTGATAATACAGTGATGGTACATATTCGCCGTTTACGTGAAAAAATCGAGGCAGACCCTTCAAAGCCTTCATTTTTAATAACCGTTAAAGGGCTTGGTTATAAATTACAAACCAAGGGTGAAACAAAATGA
- a CDS encoding MFS transporter: protein METKKVLPVLFLVMFLVMVGFGIIIPVIPFLAEKVGGSPAELGLLMAVYSLMQLFFAPMWGRISDRIGRKPVMIIGIAGLALSFFIQASADSLWVLFVARIIGGILSSANMPTAMAYVADITTPEDRGKGMGIIGAATGLGFIFGPAIGGVFSKSSLNLPFYIAGISSLITLFLVIAILKESHTVEKRAKQSINKESMWKAFKGPLKTMFFLQLIVTLSMAGLETTFAYFAAKKADISLVQLGYIFMIMGFGSAIVQGGLVGRMTKKYGEGAVIRMGIIVSAVGFILILFSSGFWTSAIFLTIFGLGNGFIRPAISALLTKSSMTGHGSVTGLLSSFDSFGRIAGPPIGGWLFSISIDLPFISGAILSVFALILFQLYHVRTQTRQVQASH, encoded by the coding sequence ATGGAAACAAAAAAGGTGTTACCCGTTCTTTTTTTAGTGATGTTTTTAGTCATGGTCGGATTTGGGATCATCATTCCCGTCATTCCGTTCCTTGCCGAAAAGGTTGGTGGCAGTCCTGCTGAGCTTGGTCTTTTAATGGCTGTTTATTCATTAATGCAATTATTTTTTGCCCCGATGTGGGGACGTATATCTGACCGGATAGGACGTAAGCCTGTCATGATTATCGGGATTGCTGGACTGGCCCTTTCGTTTTTCATCCAGGCTTCGGCAGATTCCTTATGGGTATTATTTGTAGCCAGAATCATTGGTGGGATTTTGTCATCGGCAAACATGCCAACCGCAATGGCGTATGTGGCTGATATCACGACGCCGGAAGATCGGGGAAAAGGGATGGGAATCATCGGGGCCGCTACAGGGCTTGGATTCATCTTCGGACCGGCGATTGGCGGGGTATTCTCCAAATCAAGTTTGAACTTACCGTTTTACATTGCAGGTATATCCTCTTTGATTACTTTATTCTTAGTGATTGCGATACTAAAGGAATCACATACGGTTGAAAAGAGGGCCAAACAGTCAATAAATAAAGAGTCGATGTGGAAAGCCTTTAAAGGGCCTCTTAAAACCATGTTCTTTCTGCAATTGATCGTCACCCTTTCAATGGCAGGACTCGAAACGACTTTTGCCTATTTTGCAGCCAAAAAGGCTGATATAAGTCTTGTACAATTAGGCTATATCTTCATGATCATGGGGTTTGGCAGTGCGATCGTTCAAGGTGGATTAGTGGGGAGGATGACAAAGAAATATGGGGAAGGCGCGGTTATCCGAATGGGAATCATCGTGTCGGCAGTTGGTTTCATTCTCATCCTGTTTTCTTCCGGTTTTTGGACATCGGCGATTTTCCTGACGATCTTCGGATTGGGTAATGGGTTCATCCGGCCGGCAATTTCGGCACTGCTGACCAAAAGTTCCATGACGGGCCATGGCAGTGTCACTGGCCTGCTATCTTCCTTCGACTCGTTCGGCAGGATTGCGGGTCCCCCGATAGGCGGTTGGTTATTTTCGATTTCGATTGATTTACCATTTATATCGGGCGCAATCCTTTCCGTTTTTGCTTTGATTCTTTTTCAGTTATACCATGTAAGGACACAGACAAGACAGGTCCAAGCATCTCATTAA
- a CDS encoding amino acid ABC transporter ATP-binding protein, producing the protein MINIKNLHKSFGDLDVLKGIDLEVEQGKVIVLIGPSGSGKTTFLRCLNLLEVPTDGTIEIDETIMDFKKPVRKNSITSFRSLTGMVFQSYNLFPHKTALENVMEGPIIVKNIAKHQAKETAAALLTKVGLGEKIDFYPFQLSGGQQQRVGIARALAMEPKVMLFDEPTSALDPELVGDVLQVMKDLAKEEGMTMIVVTHEMRFAREVADEVIFMDEGKIMERGTPEQIFTNPKEARTRKFLNMIQ; encoded by the coding sequence ATGATCAACATTAAGAATCTTCATAAATCATTTGGTGACCTTGACGTATTAAAGGGCATCGATTTGGAAGTGGAGCAAGGTAAAGTCATTGTATTGATCGGTCCTTCGGGTTCAGGTAAAACAACCTTTCTTCGGTGTTTGAATCTCCTTGAAGTACCCACGGACGGGACGATTGAAATTGATGAAACCATAATGGACTTCAAAAAACCCGTTAGAAAAAATTCAATTACATCTTTCCGCAGTTTGACAGGGATGGTTTTCCAAAGCTATAACCTCTTCCCCCATAAAACAGCATTGGAAAATGTAATGGAAGGCCCCATCATTGTAAAAAACATAGCCAAACATCAAGCGAAAGAAACGGCTGCTGCCCTGCTTACAAAAGTGGGCTTAGGTGAAAAAATCGATTTTTATCCGTTTCAATTATCAGGCGGACAGCAACAACGAGTGGGAATTGCAAGGGCCCTGGCCATGGAGCCTAAGGTCATGCTATTCGATGAACCCACGTCCGCTTTAGATCCCGAACTAGTTGGAGACGTGTTACAAGTCATGAAAGACCTGGCGAAAGAAGAAGGCATGACAATGATCGTGGTAACCCATGAAATGCGTTTCGCCCGTGAAGTCGCCGACGAAGTCATTTTCATGGATGAAGGAAAAATAATGGAGCGGGGAACACCCGAGCAAATTTTCACAAATCCTAAAGAAGCTCGTACACGTAAATTCCTCAATATGATTCAATAA
- a CDS encoding amino acid ABC transporter permease encodes MFLLSNIFTDPERMDQLVSIAQTSLYPMIEGAIQYTIPLTLISFVLGLILAVLTALARLSSMRILQIIARVYVSIIRGTPLLVQLFIIFYGLPNLGVTISPFISAIIGFTLSVGAYASEIIRAAILSIPKGQWEAGYSIGMSYTQALKRIVLPQAARVSVPPLSNTFISLLKDTSLASLILVTELFRKAQEIAAKNYEFLLLYIEAAALYWILCTILSFIQGSLEDRLNRYVAK; translated from the coding sequence ATGTTTCTCCTAAGTAATATTTTCACCGACCCCGAGCGTATGGACCAGCTTGTTTCCATCGCTCAAACCTCCCTCTATCCCATGATAGAGGGAGCTATTCAATATACGATTCCACTAACGCTAATTTCATTTGTTCTCGGCCTTATTCTCGCTGTACTCACAGCATTGGCTAGATTATCTTCCATGAGGATCCTTCAAATAATTGCGCGAGTATATGTGTCAATCATCCGCGGGACACCTTTACTTGTGCAATTATTTATCATTTTCTATGGACTTCCAAATTTAGGTGTAACCATCAGTCCTTTTATATCGGCTATAATCGGATTCACACTAAGTGTTGGAGCATACGCTTCGGAGATTATAAGAGCTGCCATTTTATCGATACCTAAAGGGCAATGGGAAGCGGGCTATTCGATCGGGATGTCATATACCCAAGCTTTAAAGCGGATCGTCTTGCCGCAAGCAGCGCGTGTATCCGTTCCCCCATTATCCAACACGTTCATTAGCCTTTTAAAAGATACATCGCTTGCATCACTCATTCTTGTAACGGAATTATTCCGTAAAGCCCAGGAAATCGCTGCAAAAAACTATGAATTTCTACTACTATACATAGAGGCAGCTGCTTTATATTGGATTTTGTGTACCATTCTATCTTTCATTCAAGGAAGTTTAGAAGACAGACTTAATCGTTATGTAGCAAAATAA
- a CDS encoding amino acid ABC transporter substrate-binding protein, producing the protein MKKMVALLSLLLAFTVVLTACGTNTKNEANDTDNKSSSQESLYDKVKKDGVLTVGTEGTYPPFTFHDDSDKLTGFDVEIAKEVAKRLGVKAEFKETQWDGMFAGLDAKRFDMIANQVGIDEDRQKKYDFSDPYIQSGAVLLVHKDNSDIKSFDDLKGKTSAQSLTSNYNDLAKSHGAEVTGIEGFSQSVQLIGSKRVDATINDKLSYLDYKKQHPDAPIKVADEEESGVASGLMFRKDSGKLVEEVNKALKAMKDDGTYAKISDKWFGEDVSPK; encoded by the coding sequence ATGAAAAAAATGGTTGCACTTTTATCGCTATTGTTAGCTTTCACGGTTGTACTTACCGCTTGTGGTACCAATACCAAAAATGAGGCAAACGATACCGACAATAAATCTTCATCACAAGAAAGTCTGTATGATAAAGTCAAAAAAGATGGCGTATTAACTGTTGGAACTGAAGGTACATATCCTCCTTTCACATTCCACGATGATTCAGATAAACTAACGGGGTTTGATGTTGAAATTGCTAAAGAAGTGGCAAAACGCCTTGGAGTGAAAGCTGAATTCAAGGAAACACAATGGGACGGCATGTTTGCAGGCTTGGATGCTAAACGTTTTGATATGATCGCAAACCAAGTGGGTATCGATGAAGACCGTCAAAAGAAATATGATTTCTCTGACCCATATATTCAATCAGGGGCCGTATTGCTTGTACACAAAGATAATTCGGATATTAAATCCTTCGATGATTTGAAAGGCAAGACCTCTGCACAATCTTTAACGAGTAATTACAATGATCTAGCCAAATCACATGGTGCTGAGGTTACAGGCATTGAAGGATTTTCTCAATCTGTACAGCTTATTGGTTCTAAACGTGTAGATGCCACGATCAATGACAAATTATCGTACCTTGATTATAAAAAGCAACACCCGGATGCACCTATCAAAGTCGCTGATGAGGAAGAAAGCGGAGTCGCAAGTGGTTTAATGTTCAGAAAAGACAGCGGCAAATTAGTGGAAGAAGTAAATAAAGCACTTAAAGCAATGAAAGATGACGGCACATACGCGAAAATCTCGGATAAATGGTTTGGTGAAGATGTTTCTCCTAAGTAA
- a CDS encoding S-layer protein produces MINKFRAFTVSVLSIAILFQGLPVAGAANDAEDNQTNPGGRWMKGEYHAHTTQSDDTEGSQSLESLLNNAFDKYGLDWMGISDHLRMSSRDDEGHLIPGGPIPLSQGIIQYQAPKMEQLQKEGKYKNKVIFSGFEWDMPTYEHVGIGILGDQPSSPKSLKAGNQFEYLFTNQDEKMFDSKDVAVWKVQDQRANKTSEDARTALAWLEKNYKHTSYAILNHPSRKRVYNISDFRDFNNIAPDVMFGFEGMPGNQMEPDRGGLNLTTPENRTYGGSDYMLAKVGGAWDALLGEGRKFWNFSNSDSHFEISENRLYSSGYWPGEYSKNYTWVNGSSIKSVLDGMRSGKSFSVFGDLIDALDFQAKNGNNTVDMGGDLKVKEGQMVKITIRFKSPQKNNNGDPVKVDHVDLISGEVTGKAVPGTPAYNKSTNDTTKVVKRFTSKDWKTDRDGFHTITYKVKANKDQYFRLRGTNLGENVSGETMDGEPLIDKKTEIEDNETRFSEINKRNYKDLWFYSNPIFVSVEDRNHEKH; encoded by the coding sequence ATGATTAATAAGTTCAGGGCTTTCACAGTATCGGTTCTAAGCATAGCCATCCTTTTTCAAGGTCTACCTGTCGCGGGTGCTGCAAATGATGCAGAAGACAATCAGACAAATCCGGGAGGCAGATGGATGAAGGGGGAATATCATGCCCATACCACTCAGTCAGATGATACCGAGGGATCACAGAGCCTTGAAAGCTTGCTAAATAACGCATTTGATAAGTATGGCCTGGATTGGATGGGAATTTCCGACCACTTGAGGATGTCTTCAAGGGATGATGAGGGACATTTGATTCCAGGCGGGCCGATACCGCTGTCTCAAGGAATCATTCAATATCAAGCCCCGAAAATGGAACAACTGCAAAAAGAGGGCAAATATAAAAATAAAGTCATCTTTTCAGGCTTCGAATGGGATATGCCTACATACGAGCATGTCGGCATAGGCATTTTGGGAGATCAGCCGAGCTCACCTAAAAGTCTGAAAGCTGGCAATCAGTTCGAATATCTGTTCACCAACCAGGATGAAAAGATGTTCGATTCTAAGGATGTAGCTGTCTGGAAAGTACAGGATCAAAGAGCCAATAAGACATCCGAGGATGCCCGAACAGCATTGGCATGGCTTGAGAAAAATTATAAGCATACAAGTTATGCCATATTGAACCACCCATCAAGAAAGAGGGTGTACAACATATCTGATTTTCGTGACTTCAACAATATCGCCCCGGATGTCATGTTCGGATTTGAAGGTATGCCAGGTAACCAGATGGAGCCAGATCGAGGCGGATTAAATCTGACAACACCGGAAAACCGGACCTATGGCGGATCCGATTATATGCTTGCTAAGGTAGGGGGGGCATGGGATGCACTTCTTGGGGAAGGTCGTAAGTTCTGGAATTTTTCCAATTCGGACTCCCATTTTGAAATCAGTGAAAACCGCCTATACTCCAGTGGTTACTGGCCAGGAGAATATTCCAAGAATTATACATGGGTAAATGGCTCATCAATAAAATCCGTCCTTGATGGCATGCGATCTGGGAAATCCTTCTCTGTTTTTGGTGACTTGATCGATGCCCTTGATTTCCAAGCTAAAAACGGAAACAACACGGTTGATATGGGTGGGGACCTTAAAGTGAAGGAAGGACAGATGGTCAAGATCACCATCCGATTTAAGAGCCCCCAAAAAAACAATAACGGGGACCCCGTCAAGGTGGATCACGTGGATCTAATTTCCGGGGAAGTAACCGGGAAAGCAGTGCCTGGAACACCTGCTTATAATAAATCCACCAATGATACGACAAAAGTTGTTAAACGCTTTACCAGTAAAGACTGGAAAACCGATCGCGATGGTTTTCATACCATCACTTACAAAGTCAAAGCAAATAAGGATCAATATTTCCGTTTGCGAGGCACGAACCTAGGGGAAAATGTCTCTGGAGAAACGATGGACGGGGAACCGCTGATCGATAAAAAGACTGAAATCGAGGATAACGAAACGCGTTTTTCGGAAATAAACAAACGTAACTATAAAGACCTTTGGTTCTATTCGAACCCTATATTCGTCAGCGTAGAGGATAGGAATCATGAAAAACACTAA
- a CDS encoding YjgB family protein: protein MMLSKKPAARMISTVILTGSLLGAGASLSTEPVEAASTMDSAPPIAKEHALTTLHEIYNKAFSGEMPYTAMGLKINENTQKDVYETFGSPPEPSNTDETFDYYHAEMGHPGFAFAYNDDKTISQIRYFGTNVERDHNLGSITPKVLGKQLGSADEIRHISSTNEINYIYKTGNYELQFIVGEDRTVDHINLLQAK, encoded by the coding sequence ATGATGTTATCTAAAAAACCAGCGGCCAGAATGATTAGCACCGTTATTCTAACCGGTTCTCTTTTAGGGGCAGGTGCATCGTTATCAACAGAACCGGTTGAGGCTGCATCCACAATGGATTCCGCCCCTCCCATAGCTAAGGAACACGCTCTTACCACCTTACATGAAATCTACAACAAAGCTTTTTCAGGAGAAATGCCTTATACTGCCATGGGTTTGAAAATTAATGAAAACACCCAAAAAGATGTATATGAGACATTCGGTTCTCCCCCTGAGCCAAGTAACACAGATGAAACTTTTGACTATTACCATGCAGAAATGGGGCATCCGGGATTTGCATTTGCCTATAACGATGACAAGACCATCTCACAAATCCGATATTTTGGGACAAATGTAGAACGGGACCATAATCTAGGAAGCATCACACCAAAAGTTTTAGGAAAACAGCTCGGCAGTGCTGACGAAATACGCCATATTTCCAGTACGAATGAAATCAACTACATTTACAAGACAGGAAATTATGAACTACAATTCATTGTCGGTGAAGATCGGACTGTAGATCATATCAATCTACTACAAGCTAAATAA
- a CDS encoding DinB family protein translates to MKSIELIILNLEEVRRRNIKLWTSIPKSTLHWKPDDKAMSCLEMVRHVLDSEHYYHLSIKNQGSLQVYESPFEKQPLTSVEAELNFAEPYRRDFLETIISFSEDDLSNIKIDRSDMGYIRDLGDMLLRIAYHESVHTGQLLDYLRTAGVPRINVWD, encoded by the coding sequence ATGAAATCGATAGAACTAATCATCTTAAATCTTGAAGAGGTTAGAAGAAGAAACATTAAACTATGGACATCAATACCTAAAAGCACACTCCATTGGAAACCGGACGACAAGGCAATGAGCTGTTTAGAAATGGTTAGACATGTTCTTGATAGTGAGCATTACTATCATTTATCCATTAAAAATCAAGGTAGCCTACAAGTTTATGAATCACCATTTGAAAAACAGCCACTTACCTCTGTTGAAGCGGAATTGAACTTTGCCGAACCTTACAGGCGTGATTTTTTGGAAACAATCATATCCTTCAGCGAGGACGACTTATCCAATATTAAGATCGATCGCTCCGATATGGGATATATCAGGGATTTAGGAGACATGTTGCTAAGAATCGCTTATCATGAGTCTGTACATACTGGTCAATTATTAGACTACTTAAGAACTGCTGGAGTTCCTAGAATTAACGTTTGGGATTAA
- a CDS encoding TIGR01777 family oxidoreductase, with product MLKKVVLAGGTGFVGQYFEKHFRNLGYEVRIISRQTPHTGWEDKEGIRETIDNSDMLINLAGKTVNCRYNAKNKKEILDSRTDTTEMLGKAIEQCENPPSLWINSSTATIYRHAEDKPMTEGDGVIGSGFSVDVAKAWELSFFDFRLPKTRQIALRIAIVLGDGGVMTPYRNLVKFGLGGHQGSGNQKFSWIHIEDLFNIVLFLRKNQELSGVFNCSSPHPVTNRELMAHLRKLMNIRIGFPCPTPMLEMGALFMGTETELILKSRWVIPERLEKAGYVFKFHHLDEALEQILMNS from the coding sequence ATGCTGAAGAAAGTGGTTTTAGCTGGCGGGACTGGTTTTGTCGGTCAATACTTTGAAAAGCATTTCAGGAATTTGGGATATGAGGTAAGGATCATCTCCAGGCAAACCCCGCATACTGGCTGGGAAGATAAAGAAGGAATAAGGGAAACGATCGATAATTCGGATATGTTAATCAACTTAGCAGGAAAAACGGTCAATTGCCGCTACAATGCCAAGAATAAGAAAGAAATATTGGATTCACGAACTGATACGACTGAAATGCTAGGTAAGGCGATTGAACAATGTGAAAATCCTCCTTCATTATGGATAAACTCAAGTACGGCAACGATTTACAGGCATGCTGAAGATAAACCAATGACGGAGGGGGATGGTGTAATCGGTTCAGGTTTTTCTGTAGATGTTGCGAAAGCGTGGGAGCTCTCATTTTTCGATTTCCGATTACCCAAGACGAGACAAATTGCTTTACGGATCGCCATTGTATTGGGCGATGGGGGAGTGATGACCCCATATAGGAATTTGGTTAAATTCGGACTGGGAGGCCATCAAGGATCAGGAAATCAGAAATTCAGTTGGATACATATAGAAGATTTATTTAACATTGTCCTTTTTCTGAGAAAGAATCAAGAGTTGAGCGGGGTGTTCAATTGTTCATCGCCTCATCCAGTTACAAATCGTGAACTGATGGCTCATTTGAGAAAGCTCATGAATATTAGGATAGGATTTCCCTGTCCAACACCCATGCTTGAAATGGGGGCTTTATTTATGGGGACCGAAACGGAATTGATATTAAAAAGCAGGTGGGTCATACCTGAGAGGCTGGAAAAGGCGGGGTATGTATTTAAATTCCATCATCTTGATGAGGCTCTGGAACAGATACTGATGAATTCTTAA
- a CDS encoding LL-diaminopimelate aminotransferase, with protein sequence MNMTPSEKVGRFTTGIFSELATRKQDAMKRGVDVIDLSVGSPDLPPPDFVMDTLVKYAQDPSSYGYTLKGTPEFNEAVRYFYRMRYGVELDAEREVLQLMGSQDGLAHLATAMINPGDYVLVPDPGYPIYEASVELAGGIIHPMPLTAENAFLPQLNVIPDEIVKKTKMMIISYPGNPVTALADEDFFSEVISFAKKNEIMVVHDFAYSELIFDDHPQISFMSIPGAKEVGIEFNSLSKTFNMAGCRIGYAVGNREALNILGTLKSHIDYGVFYPIQKAAEMALTSNLSLLSEQVKEYQSRRDALISGLAEGGWHVPKTSATMFIWAQIPAGWKSRDFSYALIEKAGVTVVPGDAFGKQGEGYVRMALVQPAERLKEAAERIKLFLEKKIGV encoded by the coding sequence ATGAATATGACTCCATCTGAAAAAGTCGGAAGATTCACAACAGGAATATTTTCAGAGTTGGCGACCCGCAAGCAGGATGCAATGAAACGAGGGGTGGATGTTATCGATTTGAGTGTAGGAAGTCCGGATTTACCACCGCCTGATTTTGTAATGGATACGCTTGTGAAATATGCGCAGGATCCCAGTTCTTACGGGTATACGTTAAAAGGTACGCCTGAATTCAATGAGGCAGTCCGTTATTTTTATCGGATGCGTTATGGAGTGGAGCTGGATGCAGAAAGGGAAGTCCTCCAACTGATGGGATCGCAGGATGGCCTTGCACACTTGGCAACGGCGATGATTAACCCTGGAGATTATGTGCTGGTGCCAGATCCAGGATATCCAATTTATGAAGCGAGTGTAGAGCTTGCCGGCGGAATCATTCATCCGATGCCGCTTACTGCCGAAAATGCCTTCCTGCCGCAGCTCAACGTTATTCCGGATGAAATAGTGAAAAAGACCAAAATGATGATCATCAGTTATCCGGGAAATCCTGTCACCGCCCTTGCTGATGAAGATTTCTTTTCGGAAGTCATATCGTTTGCGAAAAAGAACGAGATCATGGTGGTTCACGATTTTGCTTATTCAGAGTTGATTTTTGATGATCATCCGCAAATTAGTTTTATGTCCATTCCTGGTGCCAAGGAAGTGGGGATTGAATTTAACTCACTTTCCAAAACTTTTAATATGGCGGGCTGCCGCATTGGGTATGCGGTGGGCAATAGAGAGGCGCTGAACATCCTGGGAACGTTGAAATCACACATCGATTATGGGGTTTTTTATCCAATCCAAAAAGCTGCCGAGATGGCGCTAACTTCTAATCTTTCGCTGCTATCAGAACAAGTTAAGGAATACCAGTCCCGACGTGATGCCTTGATATCAGGTCTTGCTGAAGGGGGATGGCATGTGCCGAAAACCTCAGCTACCATGTTTATTTGGGCCCAAATTCCTGCTGGCTGGAAATCACGGGATTTTTCCTATGCATTGATTGAAAAAGCAGGGGTTACGGTCGTCCCAGGCGATGCTTTTGGGAAGCAAGGGGAAGGGTATGTCCGGATGGCCTTGGTCCAGCCGGCCGAGAGATTGAAAGAAGCTGCTGAACGGATCAAATTGTTTTTGGAGAAAAAAATTGGAGTGTGA